One part of the Pseudoliparis swirei isolate HS2019 ecotype Mariana Trench chromosome 6, NWPU_hadal_v1, whole genome shotgun sequence genome encodes these proteins:
- the LOC130194702 gene encoding chromatin remodeling regulator CECR2, which yields MSQGCTVSVEEIQSWWEVPAIAHFCSLFRTAFNLPDFEIEELEKALSEQDLDFLRDLIACLLQGCYQRNDITPQAFSSYLDDIISYRWELEEGKPNPLREGPFENLPPRTQVELLHRLCDYRLDAADVFDLLKGLDADSLRVEPLGQDGKGALYWYFYGTRMYKEEPVKRKAEKISEATELTLPEKKKRGRPPKKMKLEEPQLCELESEETEGKTENELEDVRPTTVLKRGAWSLVCDTEEQWVSLVDGVKDKTSPQDRHLYRVISQNFMPEIRSMIEHKEREQKQKLLDPAPVRISQRFSEKHLNQEEEDNLRAIAQEKRKDEEMDRQVLLAEQRREEERLQQEDQQREKMEKIKAVEERAKRRKMREERAWLLSQGKDLPPELLNLEPSSPVYRTRRNKAFYEIDDDYTTLYKVLEVLKAHKDAWPFLEPVDDSYAPNYHEIIQTPMDLSTIEKKLSDGEYVAKEEFVADVKLMFENCIEYNGEDSEYTIMAESLERCLSRALLKHFPSEDGDTDEEFQINSEDKDRKDKKRNRSSSKHLGPESLIKATEQVQRKRNAQGGGKGSSLSEEDNRHARPPPSLHWANGPPHPHSLPPSQQHMHQGDIRGMYHPGQQLLRLPGPHDAHMYGQRMAMDPRFSYPAHIARHRDPGLNRLPHNFAMQHRMVEGCHMGHRYPMVPNPNQQQPPHQPQHPYMGPTHGPSLGPRPLGLQPGPPPEASMYPSHHRPEGHTMHPMGNRFLGPEGPHQHNYPGLRPPGMGLSNMWTGMNHQERPNGMGMQDPNMLNQRNFGYGGVPPPVGHKPWPEAAGYPHPCPNAQYQMSAAVGSPGAMSSRPPVPHPDSSGRTRLASMLESPEMLALQQLSASSGPPAGTPHQHMGNVQQPGPPSGIGSIPAPPSQQPPPAPEVQLLRPARDNGPDSQPPRQTDTLPKDSTSENKMAASILDEASSHQITVSINPEHPSIRSPAEHLTGPAERLQSPRASNPGRFQESPSGPGLSQRSTESHTQEVDGQRQSANHGSIQHISATTVSSQLNPSENSSTDATHPQHTHTSPQQKAQSPTLLHPNITPLHAAASQDSTRPMSESNLSPAQDAHRQSEQQNTQKQQQPQATQGTSPQCHTRSSPQPITQSTQQHGSLLPPHPIPQDISPHPPQSSPMHGRPQSATQGAQPGPPQPVPLTSLPPSHPTPLLPSQPSPADHGDQRPSEPASRLDTDGNAAPPQHIMKSGPPNGIYKHQAFSPNRHQTQVVISNPGMQAQRGQAPAHNPAMPPHSQGQVNGAMGPYAMGNHLHPHYSQTNMSRPMPPSAHHPYHNQAINPLHNPAQHPAYHQQGGSAYSYHTPGQQHPNVFPAHQYQQQHYFPQAQIHNQASSRGGFPPEEWHRPHYQPRQSMPPNSYPPAASARGNGPLKESSVSPLGSEGSSLMSPGGPMPEVATHPGAPEDIKCESREPASGCNGDSPAKQAHEESSERPESPKEILDLDSHNAAARRRSTQQHPPASAAHMVSGYMFDHCAMHPGMQRAGVPPPHMMFQTHGNCNRAPYPGQPYPDPGHYAAQRPHPHLMEALQRPQQLPYSPGQTRMVMYRHPRPAGNFQGMMIQQRGLAPEHFLHPGQQMMAAPGDPGSKQGV from the exons GAGCTGGAGAAGGCCCTGTCGGAGCAGGATCTGGACTTCCTCAGGGACCTCATTGCGTGTCTTCTGCAGGGCTGCTACCAGCGCAATGACATCAC TCCCCAGGCATTCAGCAGTTACCTGGACGACATCATCAGCTACCGGTGGGAGCTGGAAGAGGGGAAGCCCAACCCACTTCGAGAGGGTCCCTTTGAGAACCTCCCTCCTCGCACTCAGGTGGAACTGCTGCACCGGCTGTGCGACTACCGCCTGGATGCTGCTGATGTCTTTGACCTGCTCAAG GGACTGGATGCAGATAGCCTGAGAGTGGAACCACTGGGGCAGGATGGAAAGGGAGCCCTCTACTGGTACTTTTACGGCACTCGCATGTACAAAGAAGAGCCAGTCAAGAGGAAAGCGGAGAAAATCAG TGAAGCCACCGAGCTGACATTaccagagaaaaagaaaaggggaagaCCACCAAAGAAGATGAAACTGGAAGAACCGCAGCTATG TGAGCTGGAGAGTGAAGAGACGGAAGGAAAGACAGAGAATGAGCTGGAAGATGTCCGCCCCACCACAG TCCTTAAGCGAGGCGCTTGGTCGCTTGTGTGCGATACGGAGGAGCAATGGGTCAGCCTGGTGGACGGCGTCAAGGACAAGACCTCCCCACAGGACCGCCACCTCTACCGCGTCATCAGCCAGAACTTTATGCCTGAGATCCGCAGCATGATTGAGCACAAG gaGCGGGAGCAGAAACAGAAGCTACTGGACCCAGCCCCAGTTCGCATATCACAACGGTTCTCTGAAAAACACTTAaaccaagaggaggag gacaatctaaGGGCGATAGCgcaggagaagaggaaagatgaagagatggacagGCAGGTCCTGCTGGCCGAGCAACGGCGAGAAGAGGAACGGCTTCAGCAGGAAGATCAACAGAGAGAAAAGATGGAGAAGATAAAAGCTGTGGAGG aGCGAGCAAAGAGGCGGAAGATGCGAGAGGAAAGGGCCTGGTTACTGTCTCAAGGAAAAGACCTGCCACCTGAACTCCTGAATTTGGAGCCTTCTTCTCCCGTCTACCGAACACGCAGGAATAAAGCGTT CTACGAAATTGATGACGACTACACGACTCTATACAAAG TGCTTGAGGTCTTGAAAGCCCATAAAGATGCTTGGCCTTTCTTGGAGCCTGTGGATGATTCTTATGCCCCCAATTACCACGAGATCATCCAG ACACCAATGGACCTGTCCACCATTGAAAAGAAGCTCAGTGATGGGGAGTACGTTGCTAAGGAGGAGTTTGTTGCTGACGTGAAGCTCATGTTTGAGAACTGCATTGAATACAATGGAGAAGACAGTG AGTACACTATCATGGCGGAGTCTCTGGAGCGGTGTCTTAGCCGGGCCCTATTAAAACACTTTCCATCAGAGGATGGCGACACGGATGAGGAATTCCAAATCAACAGCGAAGACAAGGACCGCAAGGACAAGAAGCGTAATCGTAGCAGCAGTAAACATTTGGGACCTGAAAGTCTGATCAAAGCCACTGAGCAAGTCCAACGTAAGAGAAACGCCCAAGGGGGCGGCAAGGGCAGCTCACTCTCGGAAGAGGACAACAGACACGCACGTCCACCTCCTTCCCTTCACTGGGCCAATggccccccacacccccacagcCTGCCTCCGAGCCAGCAGCACATGCATCAAGGGGACATCAGGGGCATGTACCACCCCGGGCAACAG CTTCTTCGTCTGCCTGGCCCTCACGACGCACACATGTATGGTCAGAGGATGGCCATGGATCCCCGCTTCTCTTACCCAGCTCACATTGCCCGACACAGAGATCCTGGTTTGAACCGGTTGCCCCACAACTTTGCCATGCAG CATCGCATGGTTGAGGGATGTCACATGGGTCATAGGTATCCAATGGTCCCAAATCCTAATCAACAGCAGCCTCCACACCAGCCGCAGCACCCCTACATGGGACCAACTCATGGCCCGTCTCTGGGCCCACGTCCGCTGGGCCTCCAGCCTGGCCCTCCTCCTGAAGCCAGCATGTATCCTTCCCACCATCGTCCAGAGGGACACACCATGCACCCCATGGGCAACAGATTCCTAGGGCCAGAAGGACCACATCAGCACAACTACCCAGGCTTAAGGCCTCCCGGTATGGGACTATCTAACATGTGGACTGGTATGAACCACCAGGAGAGACCCAATGGGATGGGAATGCAAGATCCCAACATGTTGAACCAGCGCAACTTTGGTTATGGTGGAGTTCCCCCTCCAGTGGGGCATAAACCTTGGCCAGAAGCTGCTGGATACCCCCACCCGTGTCCCAATGCCCAGTATCAAATGTCTGCAGCGGTCGGTTCCCCGGGCGCCATGTCATCACGCCCCCCTGTCCCCCACCCAGACTCCTCTGGCAGGACACGCTTGGCGTCCATGCTGGAAAGCCCAGAGATGCTGGCCCTGCAGCAGCTGTCAGCCTCTTCTGGACCCCCTGCTGGTACCCCGCATCAGCACATGGGCAATGTTCAGCAGCCCGGGCCCCCATCAGGAATTGGCAGCATCCCAGCTCCCCCCTCTCAGCAGCCTCCCCCTGCCCCTGAGGTTCAGCTGCTGCGTCCTGCTAGAGACAATGGGCCAGACAGCCAGCCTCCTCGACAGACAGACACGCTGCCCAAAG ACTCGACATCAGAGAACAAAATGGCAGCCAGCATTTTGGATGAAGCTTCATCGCACCAAATCACGGTTTCAATTAACCCAGAGCACCCGTCCATTCGTAGCCCCGCAGAACACCTCACTGGGCCAGCAGAGAGACTGCAGAGCCCCAGAGCTTCGAACCCGGGCAGATTCCAGGAGAGTCCGTCCGGACCGGGGCTGTCGCAGCGTTCAACAGAGAGCCACACGCAGGAGGTCGATGGCCAGAGACAATCTGCCAATCACGGATCCATTCAACACATAAGTGCCACGACTGTTTCATCCCAGCTCAACCCAAGTGAAAATAGCTCCACCGACGCCACCCACCCTCAGCATACACACACCAGTCCACAGCAAAAGGCTCAAAGCCCCACTCTCCTTCACCCGAACATAACGCCACTGCATGCTGCAGCGTCTCAGGATTCAACTCGGCCAATGTCAGAGAGCAATTTGTCCCCCGCGCAGGATGCACATCGGCAAAGTGAGCAGCAGAACACCCAAAAACAGCAGCAACCTCAGGCAACCCAGGGTACATCGCCCCAATGCCACACACGGAGCTCTCCCCAGCCGATCACCCAGAGCACACAGCAGCATGGTTCTCTTCTACCGCCTCATCCCATCCCCCAAGACATCTCTCCACATCCTCCACAGAGCAGCCCCATGCATGGGAGGCCACAGAGTGCGACACAAGGAGCCCAGCCTGGACCCCCTCAGCCAGTCCCTCTTACCTCATTGCCACCCAGTCATCCGACCCCTCTACTACCATCCCAGCCTAGCCCAGCAGACCATGGAGATCAAAGACCTAGTGAGCCTGCAAGTAGACTGGACACAGACGGCAACGCCGCTCCTCCGCAACACATAATGAAATCTGGGCCTCCAAATGGTATTTATAAACACCAAGCTTTTAGCCCCAATCGCCATCAAACCCAGGTGGTCATTAGTAACCCAGGCATGCAGGCTCAAAGAGGGCAAGCACCTGCTCACAATCCAGCCATGCCTCCCCATTCCCAAGGCCAGGTAAATGGAGCCATGGGTCCATATGCCATGGGGAACCACCTCCATCCACACTACAGCCAGACAAACATGAGCAGGCCCATGCCTCCATCTGCTCACCACCCATATCACAATCAGGCCATTAACCCCCTCCACAATCCTGCTCAGCACCCCGCATACCACCAGCAGGGAGGGTCTGCCTACTCCTACCACACGCCAGGCCAACAGCACCCCAATGTGTTCCCAGCTCATCAGTACCAGCAGCAGCACTACTTCCCACAAGCTCAGATCCATAACCAggccagcagcagaggaggttTTCCTCCTGAGGAGTGGCATCGGCCTCATTATCAGCCTCGCCAATCGATGCCGCCCAATAGCTACCCACCCGCAGCTAGTGCCAGAGGCAACGGTCCGTTGAAGGAGAGCAGTGTGTCACCACTGGGCTCTGAGGGCTCCAGTTTGATGTCCCCTGGTGGCCCTATGCCTGAAGTAGCAACACACCCTGGAGCCCCAGAAGACATCAAGTGTGAAAGTAGGGAGCCGGCCAGTGGATGCAATGGTGACAGCCCCGCAAAGCAAGCTCATGAGGAGAGCTCGGAGCGACCGGAGAGCCCGAAAGAAATCCTCGACCTCGACAGCCATAATGCCGCTGCCCGCCGCCGCAGCACCCAACAGCACCCGCCTGCCTCTGCTGCACACATGGTGTCTGGCTACATGTTCGACCATTGTGCAATGCACCCTGGGATGCAGCGTGCTGGCGTTCCTCCACCCCACATGATGTTTCAGACTCATGGAAATTGCAACAGGGCTCCTTACCCTGGCCAGCCGTACCCTGATCCAGGACACTACGCCGCCCAAAGACCTCACCCACATCTGATGGAGGCTCTGCAGCGGCCCCAACAGCTGCCTTACTCACCGGGTCAGACGCGCATGGTCATGTACAGACACCCCCGGCCTGCGGGGAATTTCCAGGGcatgatgattcagcagagagGCCTGGCACCAGAACACTTCCTACACCCAGG GCAGCAGATGATGGCTGCTCCGGGCGACCCTGGCAGTAAACAAGGAGTGTGA